A genome region from Marinobacter panjinensis includes the following:
- a CDS encoding NAD(P)H-dependent glycerol-3-phosphate dehydrogenase, which yields MPDNKAPRPPESAPTGHDVAVLGGGSFGTAMAKVLGENGHTVHFWMRDADQADEIRDTGINSRYMPDVKLTGDIQPTTSLPEAIGKAEIVFVAIPSKAFRAVIRDNSAEFHDDQIVVSLTKGIEEHGFKLMSEILHEEIPRCRIGVLSGPNLAGEIVSQDLTATVIAAKDPEVRRTVQELLGCEYLRVYANVDVYGVELAGALKNIYAIVAGLASARDLGENAKAMLITRGLAEMSRFAVSLGANPMTFMGLAGVGDLIVTCTSPKSRNYRVGYAVGKGKALDDAVAELGQVAEGIYTLKLVKEKSEAIGIYMPLVRGLYEILYDGASISAVINSLMMSVQNSDVEFILPRTLSQ from the coding sequence ATGCCTGATAATAAAGCCCCACGGCCACCGGAGTCCGCTCCAACAGGTCACGATGTGGCAGTCCTTGGCGGCGGAAGTTTCGGTACCGCCATGGCCAAGGTTCTTGGAGAAAACGGCCATACGGTGCACTTCTGGATGCGTGATGCAGACCAGGCCGATGAGATCCGCGATACCGGTATCAATAGCCGTTACATGCCTGACGTCAAACTGACTGGCGATATCCAGCCGACCACCAGTCTTCCGGAGGCAATAGGCAAGGCAGAAATTGTATTCGTCGCCATTCCCAGCAAGGCGTTCCGGGCCGTCATCCGGGATAACAGTGCCGAGTTCCATGACGACCAGATTGTCGTCAGCCTGACCAAGGGTATTGAGGAACACGGTTTCAAACTGATGAGTGAGATTCTGCACGAAGAGATCCCGCGTTGTCGGATCGGTGTTCTCAGTGGCCCGAACCTGGCCGGAGAGATTGTCAGCCAGGATCTCACCGCCACCGTTATTGCTGCCAAGGATCCCGAGGTTCGCCGCACCGTTCAGGAACTGCTGGGCTGTGAATATCTGAGGGTGTACGCCAACGTTGATGTCTACGGCGTGGAACTGGCCGGGGCGTTGAAGAATATCTACGCCATCGTGGCCGGTCTCGCCTCGGCGCGGGATCTGGGTGAAAACGCCAAGGCCATGCTCATTACCCGCGGGCTGGCGGAGATGAGCCGCTTTGCCGTCAGTCTCGGGGCAAACCCGATGACCTTTATGGGGCTGGCCGGCGTCGGGGACCTGATCGTAACCTGCACCTCTCCGAAGAGCCGTAACTATCGTGTGGGCTATGCCGTGGGTAAGGGCAAGGCACTCGACGATGCCGTGGCCGAGCTGGGCCAGGTGGCCGAGGGCATTTACACCCTCAAACTGGTCAAGGAAAAGTCCGAAGCCATCGGTATCTATATGCCTCTGGTACGAGGCCTGTATGAAATACTCTATGATGGCGCATCCATCAGTGCGGTCATCAACAGTCTGATGATGTCGGTCCAGAACTCCGACGTGGAATTCATTCTGCCACGCACGCTCAGTCAATAG
- a CDS encoding STAS domain-containing protein: protein MAGYKILQAVKQGIYVLKFIGEIRLNLCSTLDHLVESITQDPEFKTVVVDLTETEIIDSTTLGLLAKIAMAAQKRSNFLPTMISTNPDITRIITSMGFDKIFIIVREPASRIEELEEIPVLRASEQDVRDKVLDAHRVLMGLNSRNREEFKNLVRALECEEPG from the coding sequence ATGGCTGGTTACAAGATCCTGCAAGCTGTAAAACAGGGCATTTATGTCCTGAAGTTTATTGGTGAAATCCGGCTGAACCTATGTTCGACGCTGGACCATCTGGTTGAGTCCATCACCCAGGACCCCGAGTTCAAAACGGTGGTTGTCGATCTCACGGAAACCGAGATTATCGACAGCACCACCCTTGGGCTGCTGGCCAAGATCGCCATGGCGGCCCAGAAACGCAGTAATTTCCTGCCAACGATGATTTCCACTAACCCGGATATAACCCGAATCATTACTTCCATGGGTTTCGACAAGATATTTATTATTGTCCGAGAGCCCGCTTCCCGAATTGAGGAGCTGGAAGAAATACCCGTATTGCGTGCCAGCGAGCAGGACGTCCGGGACAAGGTTCTGGACGCGCACCGGGTGCTGATGGGCCTGAACAGCCGCAACCGGGAAGAATTCAAGAACCTGGTGCGTGCCCTGGAATGCGAAGAGCCTGGTTAA
- a CDS encoding PP2C family protein-serine/threonine phosphatase, with the protein MTARTERILIIDSDEHARSELGRYLEARGFYVTGYADLNSARALFNDNIPDIIFADMSPEAIGELANRLEDAETFTPIVACYSTEDAPEIVNALRAGAADIVLKPCSDDRGALDDVLGKLFDRVRVNRLNQLYRQELEEANRDLRDGIAELRADQRAGRKVQLRMLPDNEQVLSGLSIEHLIKPSLFLSGDFLDYFRISEDKVLVYIADVSGHGASSAFVTVLLKNLTNRLQRNLRRGSSDDILYPERFLERINSELLDTGLGKHVTVFVGIISTTDRRLRYSVGAHFPMPILSVEGGRTEFLEGSGLPVGLFEAPEWEVYEVPLEQPFHLILFSDGILEVIKAKSLDEKEKTLLELVSGGSHTIASLSEALNLDEITELPDDIAIVSVTDMVPELDRDSPTSK; encoded by the coding sequence ATGACAGCGCGCACTGAGCGCATTCTTATAATTGATTCGGATGAGCATGCCCGTTCGGAACTGGGTCGGTACCTTGAGGCCAGAGGTTTCTATGTAACCGGCTATGCCGATCTGAACTCGGCTCGCGCCCTGTTCAATGACAATATTCCGGACATTATTTTTGCCGATATGTCACCGGAGGCCATTGGGGAGCTGGCTAACCGGCTGGAGGATGCTGAAACCTTTACGCCGATTGTTGCCTGTTACTCCACCGAAGATGCGCCCGAGATAGTCAACGCCCTGCGGGCAGGCGCAGCGGATATCGTGCTTAAACCCTGTTCGGATGATCGTGGTGCCCTGGACGACGTACTCGGTAAACTGTTTGATCGGGTGCGGGTAAACCGACTCAACCAACTTTATCGGCAGGAACTGGAAGAAGCCAACCGCGACCTGCGGGACGGTATTGCCGAGTTGCGGGCCGACCAGCGGGCAGGGCGCAAGGTTCAGCTGCGTATGTTGCCCGACAACGAGCAAGTCTTGTCGGGCCTTTCTATCGAACATCTGATCAAGCCGTCATTGTTTCTCAGTGGCGACTTTCTCGACTATTTTCGTATATCCGAAGACAAGGTGCTGGTTTACATTGCTGACGTGTCCGGCCATGGTGCCAGCTCAGCGTTCGTAACCGTGCTACTGAAGAACCTGACAAACCGGCTTCAGCGCAACCTGCGGCGCGGTTCCAGCGACGACATACTCTACCCTGAGCGGTTCCTTGAGCGAATCAATTCAGAATTGCTGGATACCGGGCTGGGCAAGCACGTGACTGTGTTTGTGGGAATTATTTCCACCACCGACCGGCGCCTGCGGTATTCGGTGGGGGCACATTTTCCCATGCCCATCCTGTCGGTGGAAGGCGGCCGCACCGAGTTTCTCGAGGGTAGCGGCCTGCCGGTAGGGCTGTTTGAGGCCCCGGAGTGGGAAGTCTACGAGGTGCCGCTGGAACAGCCGTTTCACCTGATTCTGTTTTCAGACGGTATACTGGAAGTGATCAAGGCCAAAAGCCTTGATGAAAAGGAAAAGACATTACTTGAACTCGTCTCGGGAGGTAGTCACACTATTGCTTCGCTTAGCGAAGCTCTGAATCTCGACGAGATCACAGAGTTACCTGACGATATTGCTATCGTATCGGTAACGGACATGGTTCCGGAGCTGGATAGAGATAGCCCAACGTCGAAATAG
- a CDS encoding HD domain-containing protein: protein MRSAVNDLLGAYDKLIMDPVHGGIPLYRHEIKVIDHPLFQRLRNICQNDILSLVFPGATHSRFLHSIGVMHVGTRMFRSMIDAYLRERQLSDQTDLSLSQLDAIDYLAKTIRLGCLLHDSGHSSFSHQFTQARRIHDLMSRPDRFDDLWEGVDYSLYHSERPVELEHEHYSVRVAHDVLSSIDLDSAGLDARDVIGIMETTDVSPSDAFCRHARTFWNFIAGEDAESGVLSEADTPRLVMDLLSSIVSGEIDADRADYMLRDGFHSSVTIGGFNLDHLLSNLRFGWDVREPWLGLAITQKGLGALEDFVYSRHQMYRKVYAHKTALGFDWLLREAINEVLEDPEIFDWVDTCLSNMRYFAELTDSFFWEAFRKVARKKPSSYSRCIVDRIKLNHLDTREDLSPQGISDHSNWLSRELNLHQEQVVTCSMRARFSNIQDNFNGIKVLVRDPINRTRSLKKITDVSAFFSKFSDGTISHFYVRPDVLDDR, encoded by the coding sequence ATGAGAAGTGCCGTAAATGATCTGCTCGGGGCCTATGACAAGCTGATCATGGACCCGGTTCATGGCGGCATTCCGCTATACCGGCATGAAATAAAGGTTATCGACCACCCCCTGTTTCAGCGTCTGCGCAATATCTGTCAGAACGACATACTGAGCCTGGTTTTCCCTGGCGCAACACACTCCCGCTTCCTGCACAGCATCGGTGTCATGCACGTGGGCACCCGTATGTTCCGCTCCATGATCGATGCCTATCTGCGGGAACGGCAGCTGAGCGACCAGACAGACCTCAGTCTGAGCCAGCTGGACGCCATCGACTACCTGGCCAAAACCATCCGCCTGGGCTGCCTGTTGCACGATAGTGGCCATTCAAGCTTTTCCCATCAGTTCACCCAGGCCCGGCGGATTCATGACCTGATGTCGCGCCCGGACCGTTTTGATGACCTCTGGGAAGGTGTTGATTACTCGCTATACCACTCTGAACGGCCGGTGGAGCTTGAACACGAACATTACTCCGTGCGCGTCGCTCATGATGTGCTCAGCTCCATCGATCTCGACTCAGCGGGGCTGGACGCCAGAGACGTGATCGGAATCATGGAAACCACGGATGTCAGCCCCAGTGACGCCTTCTGCAGGCACGCGCGTACCTTCTGGAACTTTATTGCCGGCGAGGATGCCGAATCCGGTGTGCTCAGCGAGGCGGATACGCCGCGACTGGTGATGGACTTGCTGTCGTCCATCGTGTCGGGCGAGATCGACGCAGACCGGGCGGATTACATGCTCCGGGACGGTTTCCACTCTTCGGTGACCATTGGCGGTTTCAATCTGGATCACCTGCTCAGCAACCTGCGCTTTGGCTGGGATGTGCGCGAACCCTGGCTCGGCCTTGCCATCACCCAGAAAGGCCTGGGCGCCCTGGAAGACTTTGTCTACAGCCGCCACCAGATGTACCGAAAGGTTTACGCCCACAAAACCGCGCTTGGCTTCGACTGGCTGCTGCGGGAAGCCATTAACGAGGTGCTGGAAGACCCGGAGATTTTTGACTGGGTGGACACCTGCCTAAGTAACATGCGGTATTTTGCGGAGCTGACTGACAGTTTCTTCTGGGAGGCGTTTCGTAAGGTGGCGCGGAAGAAGCCTTCGAGCTATTCACGATGCATTGTGGATCGCATTAAGCTGAACCACCTTGATACCCGCGAAGACCTATCGCCCCAGGGTATCAGCGATCACAGCAACTGGCTGTCTCGCGAACTGAACCTGCATCAGGAACAGGTGGTGACCTGTTCCATGCGCGCCCGGTTCTCCAATATCCAGGACAATTTCAATGGTATCAAAGTGCTGGTAAGGGACCCGATCAATCGAACCCGCTCCCTGAAAAAGATTACCGATGTCAGCGCGTTCTTCAGCAAGTTCAGTGACGGCACCATCAGCCACTTTTATGTGCGGCCAGATGTACTCGACGATCGCTGA
- a CDS encoding NAD(P)/FAD-dependent oxidoreductase — protein sequence MFNQTDQMPVIRRIAIVGSGLAGLTAALLLREKNVDVMVFEKSRGPGGRMASKRVPGGSADIGAQYFTARNPAFTGFLAHYAGEDRFGTWPGRFGYQNPDGGWESFPDETRYVGIPRMTAITRGLASTVDVRAETRVERLDRSGREWTLRDTDGESHGPFDGVIVTAPPAQAQELFSNSGLQALAGGLDEPVRHIQPCWATAVHFPEPLEQPYEGMRCQDEVLCWVANNSSKPGREDKGQWWVLHANPEWSRFHQDSAPEEVAEDMVAAFQRVTGCNLQPDEVVSHRWLYAKSSSPDQPGFRWFDDHCIGLAGDWLSGGRVEGAFESAQGLAEEILSL from the coding sequence ATGTTTAACCAAACCGATCAGATGCCTGTTATACGCCGGATAGCCATAGTTGGTTCAGGGCTGGCCGGCCTGACTGCCGCACTTTTGCTCAGGGAAAAAAATGTTGACGTCATGGTCTTTGAAAAAAGCCGCGGCCCGGGCGGGCGGATGGCCTCAAAGCGTGTTCCCGGAGGTTCTGCCGATATCGGTGCCCAGTACTTTACAGCGCGAAACCCGGCGTTCACGGGGTTTCTGGCCCACTACGCCGGTGAGGACCGATTCGGGACCTGGCCGGGGCGGTTCGGCTATCAGAATCCTGATGGCGGATGGGAGTCCTTTCCGGATGAGACCCGATACGTCGGGATTCCCCGAATGACCGCTATTACGCGGGGCCTGGCCTCAACAGTGGATGTGCGAGCCGAAACTCGTGTTGAACGCCTGGATCGTAGTGGCCGGGAATGGACTCTCCGGGACACTGACGGTGAGTCTCACGGCCCCTTTGACGGGGTTATCGTAACTGCGCCGCCGGCGCAGGCACAGGAGCTGTTCAGTAACAGCGGCTTGCAGGCGCTTGCTGGCGGTCTGGATGAACCGGTCCGCCACATTCAGCCGTGCTGGGCAACTGCAGTGCATTTTCCGGAGCCGCTGGAGCAGCCCTACGAGGGGATGCGCTGCCAGGATGAGGTGCTTTGCTGGGTCGCCAATAATTCCAGCAAGCCGGGCCGGGAAGATAAGGGCCAGTGGTGGGTTCTGCACGCCAACCCGGAATGGTCCCGCTTTCATCAGGATTCGGCCCCGGAAGAGGTGGCTGAAGACATGGTTGCGGCATTTCAGCGGGTTACCGGCTGCAACCTTCAACCTGATGAGGTGGTGTCCCATCGCTGGCTCTATGCAAAATCGTCATCTCCGGACCAGCCCGGTTTTCGGTGGTTCGATGATCACTGCATTGGCCTGGCCGGCGACTGGCTCAGTGGTGGCCGTGTGGAAGGGGCGTTCGAGAGCGCCCAGGGGCTGGCAGAGGAAATACTTTCCCTCTGA
- a CDS encoding acyl-CoA desaturase: MTRVHNWLTNILRWFDSTAGSDHLDTSSRAFNFLRVVPFIALHLACLLVIFTGTSTFAVVFAAAFFAVRMFAITGFYHRYFAHKTFKTSRMAQFLFGALGASAAQRGPLWWAAHHRHHHQHSDGEMDLHSPHQGGFWWSHVGWFTCDAGFAMNERRVKDWMKFPELRFLNRFDSLVPAAAAIAIYALGEGLAARAPELGTNGLQLLVWGFFISTVVLFHATVSINSLSHVWGKRRFDTGDDSRNNVWLALITMGEGWHNNHHRWPQSVRQGFRWYEVDMTWYGLWLLARLGIIWDLNPIPEHIQEETRQLDAMRRKRS; encoded by the coding sequence ATGACCCGAGTGCATAACTGGCTGACAAACATTCTGAGATGGTTCGACTCCACTGCGGGTTCGGATCACCTCGACACAAGCTCTCGCGCTTTCAATTTTCTCAGGGTAGTGCCCTTTATAGCACTTCATCTTGCCTGTTTGCTGGTCATTTTTACCGGCACCAGTACCTTTGCCGTGGTCTTTGCAGCTGCATTCTTTGCTGTGCGTATGTTTGCCATTACCGGCTTCTACCATCGCTACTTCGCCCATAAAACGTTCAAGACCAGCCGCATGGCGCAATTCCTGTTCGGGGCCCTCGGTGCCAGTGCAGCCCAACGCGGACCATTGTGGTGGGCCGCCCACCACAGGCACCATCATCAGCACTCCGATGGTGAAATGGATCTGCACTCCCCCCACCAGGGCGGATTCTGGTGGTCCCATGTTGGTTGGTTTACCTGCGACGCGGGTTTTGCCATGAATGAGCGCCGGGTAAAGGACTGGATGAAGTTTCCGGAGTTGCGGTTCCTGAATCGGTTTGACTCGCTGGTGCCCGCAGCGGCCGCTATTGCCATCTATGCGCTGGGCGAAGGTCTGGCAGCCCGGGCCCCGGAGCTGGGCACAAATGGGTTGCAACTGCTGGTGTGGGGATTCTTCATTTCCACGGTAGTGCTCTTCCATGCCACCGTGTCCATCAATTCCCTGTCCCATGTGTGGGGCAAACGTCGCTTTGACACCGGCGACGACAGCAGAAACAACGTCTGGCTGGCCCTGATTACCATGGGCGAAGGCTGGCACAACAATCACCATCGCTGGCCGCAATCCGTGCGCCAGGGATTCCGGTGGTATGAGGTGGATATGACCTGGTACGGACTTTGGCTATTAGCGCGCCTGGGCATCATCTGGGACCTGAACCCGATTCCAGAGCACATTCAGGAAGAAACCCGCCAACTGGATGCCATGAGGAGGAAAAGATCATGA
- a CDS encoding nuclear transport factor 2 family protein, which produces MSTASIIDMGNRNSSVHETLGRFRQLFNNLCAGNMAELGSVYSDNVRFTDPFTTVRGIDELTEYFTGAYANVISCGFDFGDPVINGEDVCIPWVMHLQHKRILKGKAVKVDGISQLVIREGRVLSHRDYFDAGQLLYENLPIMGGIIRWIRNQAG; this is translated from the coding sequence ATGAGTACCGCCTCAATCATTGATATGGGTAACAGGAATTCGTCGGTGCACGAAACCCTTGGTCGCTTCAGGCAACTCTTTAACAATCTCTGCGCTGGCAATATGGCCGAGCTGGGCAGCGTGTACAGCGACAATGTTCGCTTTACGGATCCCTTTACCACGGTTCGGGGCATTGATGAGCTCACAGAATATTTCACCGGCGCCTACGCCAACGTCATCTCTTGCGGCTTCGATTTCGGCGACCCTGTGATCAACGGTGAAGACGTGTGCATCCCCTGGGTGATGCATTTGCAGCACAAGCGCATTCTTAAAGGTAAGGCTGTGAAAGTAGACGGCATCAGCCAACTGGTGATCCGCGAGGGGCGTGTCCTCTCTCATCGTGACTACTTTGACGCGGGCCAACTGCTCTACGAGAACCTCCCGATCATGGGCGGCATTATTCGCTGGATAAGGAATCAGGCAGGATGA
- a CDS encoding SDR family NAD(P)-dependent oxidoreductase, translated as MSQRLDSPSSIWITGASSGIGEAVTRELVQQGHRLIITGRRQEALDQLCALAPERMKSAMADTTDREALQSISADLESFGSLDMAILNAGTCEYLEIAEYDSSIIDHNVTTNVVGTARCLDIALPALRRTVQQGRPATLVIVSSSAWWFPFGRAEGYGASKAALTYFAHALRADLASEGIDVVVVSPGFVKTPLTDRNDFPMPFLVSAEDAATRIVNGLRKGKTEIAFPKRFTWTLKLLGALPQGLIDRMAASMSRQSRKEQESNE; from the coding sequence ATGAGTCAACGGCTTGATTCACCATCCAGTATCTGGATCACCGGGGCCAGTTCCGGTATCGGAGAGGCGGTTACCAGGGAACTTGTCCAACAGGGCCATAGATTGATCATCACCGGTCGCAGGCAGGAAGCACTTGACCAACTGTGCGCCCTGGCACCGGAAAGGATGAAGTCCGCTATGGCTGACACCACGGACCGGGAAGCGCTTCAGTCAATCAGCGCTGACCTGGAATCGTTCGGCAGCCTGGACATGGCCATTCTGAATGCTGGCACCTGTGAGTACCTGGAAATTGCGGAATACGACAGCAGCATCATCGACCACAACGTGACCACCAATGTGGTTGGTACCGCCCGCTGCCTGGATATCGCCCTGCCCGCACTTCGGCGCACGGTGCAGCAGGGGCGTCCGGCCACCCTGGTGATTGTCAGTTCCTCGGCCTGGTGGTTTCCGTTCGGGCGGGCGGAAGGTTACGGCGCCTCCAAGGCGGCACTGACGTATTTTGCCCACGCCTTGCGGGCGGACCTGGCCTCCGAAGGCATCGATGTTGTGGTGGTTTCCCCGGGCTTTGTCAAAACGCCCCTGACCGATCGCAATGATTTTCCCATGCCCTTCCTGGTATCTGCGGAAGATGCAGCAACACGGATTGTAAACGGGCTGCGCAAGGGAAAAACGGAGATCGCATTTCCCAAACGTTTTACATGGACATTGAAGCTCCTCGGAGCCCTGCCCCAGGGCCTGATTGACCGAATGGCAGCCAGCATGAGCCGGCAAAGCAGGAAAGAACAGGAATCCAATGAATGA
- a CDS encoding NAD(P)/FAD-dependent oxidoreductase, with protein sequence MSNERQRIAVIGAGVSGLTTAWLLSEKYHVELFEAGDYAGGHTNTESVTAGGREWPVNTGFIVFNDWTYPNFIRLMDRLGVESEVSDMSFSVDCHSSGLQYNGTSLNTLFAQRSNLLNLPFLRMIREILRFNRESRADLAEGNIGDEESLGEYLNRNGYSRYFRKYYIVPMGAAIWSAPEIVLEQFPIRFFLQFFNNHGMLSVDDRPTWRVISGGSARYVEAMMGRLENHTHLNSPVTAVLRQQDKVLLTVNDEQQEFDQVVFACHSDQALKMIKDPTAKELEILGAITYQSNDVVLHTDSTVLPSNRRAWAAWNYFIPQHSTEPVSVTYNMNVLQNFHHAPETFCVTLNRSADIAPDRIIKRFDYAHPVFTLQAVAAQKRYDEIGGHNRSHFCGAYWFNGFHEDGVCSALRVTSALGVEL encoded by the coding sequence ATGAGTAACGAACGTCAACGTATTGCCGTTATTGGCGCTGGTGTATCGGGGTTGACCACAGCCTGGCTGCTATCGGAAAAGTACCATGTAGAACTGTTTGAGGCCGGAGACTACGCCGGCGGTCATACCAACACAGAATCGGTGACGGCCGGCGGACGAGAGTGGCCGGTCAACACTGGGTTTATAGTCTTCAATGACTGGACCTACCCCAATTTTATCAGGCTGATGGACCGGCTGGGGGTTGAATCCGAAGTCAGCGACATGAGCTTCAGTGTTGACTGTCACTCGTCTGGCCTGCAGTACAACGGCACCAGCCTGAATACGCTGTTTGCGCAACGCAGCAACCTGCTGAATCTGCCATTCCTCCGTATGATCCGGGAGATTCTGAGATTCAACAGGGAGTCCCGCGCAGACCTGGCAGAAGGCAACATCGGGGACGAAGAAAGCCTTGGGGAATACCTCAACCGTAACGGCTACTCCCGGTATTTCCGCAAGTACTACATCGTTCCCATGGGCGCCGCTATCTGGTCAGCGCCGGAAATTGTGCTGGAACAGTTCCCGATCCGCTTCTTCCTGCAGTTTTTCAACAATCACGGCATGCTGTCAGTAGACGACCGGCCCACATGGCGGGTTATTTCCGGCGGTTCTGCCCGCTATGTCGAAGCCATGATGGGCCGGCTTGAAAACCACACCCACCTGAACAGCCCGGTGACCGCTGTGTTACGTCAGCAGGACAAGGTGCTGCTGACCGTGAACGATGAGCAACAGGAATTTGACCAGGTGGTGTTTGCCTGTCACAGCGACCAGGCACTGAAAATGATCAAGGACCCCACCGCCAAAGAACTGGAAATCCTGGGGGCCATTACCTACCAGAGCAATGACGTGGTGCTTCATACTGACAGCACGGTACTTCCCTCGAACCGGCGCGCCTGGGCAGCCTGGAACTACTTTATCCCCCAACACAGTACCGAGCCGGTTTCCGTTACTTACAACATGAATGTGCTGCAGAACTTTCACCATGCCCCGGAAACCTTCTGCGTCACTCTCAACCGCAGCGCTGATATTGCTCCGGATCGCATTATCAAACGGTTCGACTACGCCCATCCGGTGTTTACCCTGCAAGCCGTTGCCGCCCAGAAACGTTATGATGAAATCGGCGGCCACAATCGCAGCCATTTCTGCGGCGCTTATTGGTTCAACGGCTTTCATGAAGACGGCGTGTGCAGCGCATTGCGAGTCACCAGCGCCCTGGGAGTGGAGTTGTAA
- a CDS encoding DUF1365 domain-containing protein: MQDTLIGDRLHSQWLEGTIRHRRMAPVRHEFSYSTGMLALDLREWHSVTDISRLFSLEKFNWLSLRRQDYFQPEKDNLLQSVTNQVQSATGWKPDGPVELITHPRYFGYVFNPVSFYFCYNAGDRPDNGAVPRVILAQITNTPWKDRHVYCLESTGAEPTSAGWRTERFGFGKRFHVSPFNPMDQHYQWTFSFRGPEVRIHMNVFQDDRKHFDATLVVRRTPLDRKQLHRSLRQFPVEALKVVGGIYWHALKLKLKGVPFFTHPDKLPESDPAHRLGSTDSGLDVTRAADRTKTTGKVSSWRT; the protein is encoded by the coding sequence GTGCAAGACACGTTGATAGGCGATCGCCTTCACAGCCAGTGGCTGGAGGGCACCATCCGCCATCGACGCATGGCGCCTGTGCGCCATGAGTTCAGTTACAGCACCGGCATGCTGGCACTGGATTTGCGGGAGTGGCACTCAGTGACTGACATAAGCCGTCTGTTTTCGCTGGAAAAGTTCAACTGGCTTTCGCTTCGGCGGCAGGACTACTTTCAGCCCGAGAAAGACAACCTGTTGCAGTCCGTGACGAATCAGGTGCAGAGCGCGACAGGCTGGAAACCGGATGGCCCGGTAGAGTTGATTACCCACCCCCGCTATTTCGGTTATGTGTTTAACCCGGTCAGCTTCTACTTCTGCTACAACGCCGGTGACAGGCCTGACAATGGCGCAGTACCAAGGGTAATTCTGGCCCAGATTACCAACACCCCCTGGAAAGACCGACACGTGTACTGCCTGGAAAGCACCGGGGCGGAGCCTACCAGTGCCGGCTGGCGCACGGAGCGTTTCGGGTTCGGCAAACGTTTCCATGTATCCCCGTTCAATCCCATGGACCAGCATTACCAATGGACCTTCAGTTTCCGGGGTCCTGAAGTGCGCATTCATATGAATGTATTTCAGGACGACCGTAAACATTTTGATGCCACTCTGGTGGTCCGACGCACCCCCCTGGATCGTAAACAACTTCACAGAAGCCTCAGGCAGTTTCCCGTCGAAGCGCTGAAGGTGGTGGGTGGAATCTACTGGCACGCACTGAAGCTGAAACTCAAGGGCGTGCCCTTTTTCACCCACCCGGACAAGCTTCCGGAAAGCGACCCTGCCCACAGGCTCGGAAGCACCGATTCAGGCCTTGATGTTACCAGGGCCGCCGACCGAACTAAGACAACCGGAAAGGTAAGCTCATGGAGAACCTGA